A DNA window from Thiothrix subterranea contains the following coding sequences:
- the murU gene encoding N-acetylmuramate alpha-1-phosphate uridylyltransferase MurU, with amino-acid sequence MKAMILAAGHGTRMRPLTDHTPKPLLPAGGKPLIVWHIEKLACAGFRDIVINLAWLGWKIPEALGDGSRWNVNLHYSDEQQEGALETAGGIIKALHLLGNEPFLVVNGDVWCDYPCLPFPLAEHDLAHLVLVANPVHHPQGDFGLNQGRVSVGGEPRYTFSGIGYYRPELFAGLPQGKHPLAPLLRQAMQAHQVSGEYFAGDWRDIGTPERLAELDQDLSKNLS; translated from the coding sequence ATGAAAGCCATGATTCTCGCCGCTGGGCACGGCACACGGATGCGCCCACTAACCGACCACACCCCCAAACCCTTGCTGCCCGCAGGCGGCAAACCGTTGATCGTGTGGCATATCGAAAAACTTGCCTGCGCGGGCTTTCGCGACATTGTGATCAATCTGGCCTGGTTGGGCTGGAAAATACCAGAAGCCTTGGGCGATGGTTCACGCTGGAATGTCAACCTGCACTATTCCGACGAGCAGCAAGAGGGCGCATTGGAAACGGCGGGCGGCATTATCAAAGCTCTACATTTACTAGGCAACGAACCGTTTTTGGTGGTGAATGGTGATGTATGGTGCGATTACCCGTGCCTGCCTTTCCCCCTTGCGGAACACGATCTGGCGCATTTAGTGCTGGTTGCCAATCCGGTACACCATCCGCAAGGTGATTTCGGCTTGAATCAAGGACGGGTTAGCGTCGGTGGCGAACCGCGTTACACTTTCAGCGGCATTGGTTATTACCGCCCTGAACTGTTCGCCGGATTGCCCCAAGGCAAACACCCACTCGCACCGTTACTGCGCCAAGCGATGCAGGCACATCAAGTCAGTGGGGAATATTTTGCGGGCGACTGGCGCGACATCGGTACACCCGAACGGTTAGCGGAATTAGACCAAGATTTATCCAAAAACCTATCCTAA
- a CDS encoding aminoglycoside phosphotransferase family protein, whose product MTQDTRLEQLTQWVNSLPNWEHAVLEPASADASFRRYFRARGTDGTAICMDAPPDKEDIRPFVEVTHLLSATGVHAPQLLAQNLLDGFLLLEDLGNTSYLSQLTPETAKDLYADALHALLQLQQADCDHLPAYNERTLRREMELMPEWFLKTHLGFSDEQIPHELIQQTFEDLIESAIGQPVAFVHRDYHSRNLMVTPDNNPGIIDYQDAVLGPATYDLVSLLRDCYIVWPQAQVEWWVDCYRKEAIAAGVLPPVDQQTYQQWFDLMGLQRHLKVLGIFARLNHRDGKPGYLNDLPLVLSYVLEIGSRYPETSELIEWMRRAGIPERIGTVHIPD is encoded by the coding sequence ATGACACAGGATACACGTCTTGAGCAATTAACTCAGTGGGTCAACAGCCTGCCCAACTGGGAGCACGCCGTTTTAGAACCTGCTTCGGCAGATGCCAGCTTCCGGCGTTATTTTCGCGCCCGTGGCACTGACGGTACCGCCATTTGCATGGATGCGCCGCCCGATAAAGAAGACATCCGCCCGTTTGTGGAAGTCACACATTTGCTGAGTGCGACCGGCGTCCATGCCCCGCAATTATTGGCGCAAAATTTGCTGGATGGCTTTCTGCTGCTGGAAGACTTAGGCAATACTAGCTACCTCAGCCAACTGACCCCCGAAACGGCTAAAGACTTGTATGCCGATGCCCTACACGCCCTGTTACAACTCCAGCAAGCCGACTGTGACCATTTACCCGCATACAACGAACGCACCTTACGCCGTGAAATGGAATTAATGCCGGAATGGTTTCTGAAAACCCACCTAGGCTTCAGTGATGAGCAAATTCCGCACGAACTGATTCAACAAACCTTTGAAGACCTAATCGAATCGGCTATCGGGCAACCCGTCGCCTTTGTACACCGTGATTATCATAGCCGCAATCTCATGGTCACACCCGACAATAACCCCGGCATTATTGACTATCAGGACGCGGTGTTAGGGCCTGCAACCTACGACTTGGTGTCCTTACTGCGTGACTGCTACATCGTTTGGCCGCAGGCGCAGGTGGAATGGTGGGTCGATTGTTACCGCAAAGAAGCCATTGCAGCGGGGGTGTTACCCCCAGTGGATCAGCAAACCTACCAGCAATGGTTTGATCTCATGGGGCTGCAACGCCACCTTAAGGTACTGGGGATTTTTGCCCGTCTTAATCACCGTGACGGCAAACCGGGCTACCTCAACGACCTGCCGCTGGTATTAAGTTACGTGCTGGAAATCGGCTCGCGCTACCCCGAAACCAGCGAACTGATCGAATGGATGCGCCGTGCAGGCATTCCCGAACGCATCGGCACTGTTCACATTCCCGACTGA
- a CDS encoding HipA domain-containing protein, whose translation MKVLHVYINTRRVGELHDTNGIWSFTYDPTWVDAVDGYDISPILPRQLVPHVDNSSQRSVQWFFDNLLPEEGARTLLARDAQLESADAFGLLAYYGAESAGSLILRTSPNESLDSGTRPLSEAHLHERIQRLPTVSLSTGAPKRMSLAGAQHKLPVILQNGQLFEPIGVTPSTHILKPDHPDTHYAHSVINEYFTMRLAKALNLIVPEVTRHYVPEPVYLIERFDREITLANTARLHVVDACQVLDLDRQFKYAQASVERLSLLASRCHAPAAARLRLFSWLVFNVLVGNSDAHLKNLSFLMGKQGVSLAPHYDLLAIGVYDTKAMERDVWPHTTLAWPILGKRTFAELDRTTLLNAGAVLGIHVNTAQRLLDFQLERIKPAATQLLTAIEQENHTLLQQRPALNRFFAGEVRCLRAILHVIINDMVQRLR comes from the coding sequence ATGAAAGTGCTGCATGTTTACATCAATACCCGTCGAGTTGGGGAACTGCATGACACCAATGGTATCTGGTCATTTACCTATGATCCGACTTGGGTTGATGCCGTTGATGGCTATGACATTAGCCCGATATTGCCGCGCCAGTTAGTGCCGCACGTCGATAACAGTTCGCAACGCAGTGTGCAGTGGTTTTTCGATAATCTGCTCCCTGAAGAAGGCGCACGCACCTTGCTGGCACGCGATGCGCAATTGGAAAGTGCTGATGCCTTTGGCTTACTGGCGTATTACGGCGCAGAATCTGCTGGCTCTTTGATATTACGCACCTCCCCGAATGAATCACTGGATAGCGGCACAAGGCCACTCAGTGAGGCTCACTTGCATGAGCGTATTCAACGTTTACCGACGGTTTCCCTATCAACAGGTGCGCCAAAACGCATGTCATTGGCAGGGGCGCAGCATAAGCTGCCAGTCATTTTACAGAATGGGCAATTATTCGAGCCAATCGGGGTAACGCCCTCAACGCATATTCTGAAACCTGATCACCCCGATACTCACTATGCGCACAGCGTGATTAATGAATATTTCACCATGCGCTTGGCGAAAGCACTCAATCTTATCGTACCGGAGGTAACACGGCATTACGTGCCAGAGCCGGTATACTTGATTGAGCGTTTTGACCGCGAGATAACACTGGCGAATACCGCCCGCCTGCATGTGGTGGATGCCTGCCAAGTTCTTGATTTGGATCGACAGTTCAAATACGCCCAAGCCAGTGTCGAACGTTTAAGCCTGCTAGCGAGCCGTTGTCATGCGCCTGCTGCTGCCCGCTTACGCTTATTTTCTTGGTTAGTGTTCAATGTGCTGGTGGGCAATAGCGATGCTCACTTGAAGAACTTGTCGTTTTTAATGGGCAAACAAGGCGTAAGTCTTGCCCCACATTACGATTTACTCGCTATTGGGGTGTACGACACCAAAGCAATGGAACGCGATGTCTGGCCTCATACCACACTGGCATGGCCGATATTAGGCAAGCGCACTTTCGCGGAACTGGATCGCACGACCTTGCTCAATGCGGGTGCAGTGTTGGGGATTCACGTTAACACGGCTCAACGCTTATTGGACTTCCAGCTTGAGCGTATCAAACCTGCCGCGACGCAATTGCTGACCGCTATTGAGCAGGAAAACCACACCCTATTGCAGCAACGCCCCGCCTTGAATCGCTTTTTTGCGGGGGAAGTACGCTGCTTACGCGCCATTCTTCATGTCATTATCAACGATATGGTGCAGCGGTTACGATAA
- a CDS encoding helix-turn-helix domain-containing protein, with product MAITLATPTDVGHLVRAARKAQKLRQDDAAGAMGVSDMFLSGLENGAPGVRLDKLLQVLHGLGLVLQVEVNDDIAVQYTTLQRTKAAKS from the coding sequence ATGGCTATCACCTTAGCCACCCCTACCGATGTCGGTCATCTGGTTAGAGCCGCCCGCAAAGCGCAAAAGCTACGTCAAGATGATGCCGCCGGAGCAATGGGGGTTTCCGACATGTTTCTGAGTGGTTTGGAAAACGGCGCACCCGGTGTTCGTTTGGATAAATTATTGCAAGTATTACACGGCTTAGGCTTGGTACTCCAAGTCGAAGTCAATGACGATATTGCGGTGCAATACACCACATTACAGCGCACGAAAGCGGCTAAATCATGA